In Thermus aquaticus, the sequence AGGAAGTTGTCGGCGATCATGTCCTTGATAACGATCTCCCTGCCGGTGCGGGGGTTTTTGAGGACGTGCCAGGGCCCGCCGTCCAGGGGCGTGGCCCCGTACTTTTCCCGGGCCAGGGCGTAGCCCCACTCCCGGAAGGCCCCTTCGGTGAACTTCATGATGTTGCCTTTGTGGACCAGGGTCACGCTGGGGAGGTCCTCCTTGATGGCGTACTCAATGGCCGCCTCCACCAGGCGCTCCGTGCCCTCCTTGGAGATGGGCTTCAGGCCCAGGCCCGAGGTCTCGGGGAAGCGGATCTTGGCGTAGGCCTTGGGGAACTCCCGCTTCAAGAAGTCTAGGACCTTCTTTACCTCCTCGCTCCCCGCCGGCCACTCAATCCCGGCGTAGATGTCCTCGGTGTTCTCCCGGAAGATGACCATGTTGACCAGCTCCGGGTGCTTCACCGGACTGGGCACCCCCTGGAACCAGCGCACGGGGCGCACGCAGGCGTAGAGGTCCAGCTCCTGCCTGAGGGCCACGTTGATGCTCCGGATGCCGCCGCCCACCGGCGTGGTCAGGGGGCCCTTGATGGCCACCAGGTACTCCCGGATGAACTCCAGGGTCTCCTCGGGGAGCCAGATGGGCTCCCCGTAGACCTGGTTGGCCTTTTCCCCGGCGTAAAGCTCCACCCAGACGATGCGCCGTTGCCCGCCGTAGGCTTTGGCCACGGCGGCGTCTAGGACGGGTTGGGCCGCTCTCCAGATGTCAGGGCCGGTCCCATCCCCCTCAATGAAGCCGATGATGGGCTGGTCCGGCACCTTCAGGACGCCCTCTTGGATGGTGATCTTTTCGCCCTCCTGGGGAATCTGGATGCGCTGGTAGGCCATAGGGTACCTCCGGGGCCTAGCATACTCCCGGCTTCCTAAACTGGGGAGGTGGCGGATGTCCTGGTGGTGGGGGCGGGGATCGTAGGGGCGGCCTCGGCCTACCGGCTAGCGGAGGCGGGGCTTAAGGTCCTCCTTTTGGAGAAGGAGGCCACCTTCGCCCAGGGGTCCACGGGAAGGAGCGCGGCGGGGGTCAGGGTGCAGTTCTCCGAGCCCCTAAACGTTCTCCTTTCCTACCATTCCATCCTGGAGTACCAGCGGATCCCCGAGGCGGGCTACCGGCCCATCGGTTACCTCTTTCTGGTCCCCGAGGCCCTGGCCGAAGCCCAAGAGGAGGCCTTGAGGACGCAGAAGGCCCTGGGGGTGCCCGTGGAGCGGCTTTCCCTGGAGGACGCCAGGGAGAAGGTGCCCTTTTTGGAAGAGGGGCTGGCCTTCGCCACCTTCGGCCCCATGGACGGGGTCATAGACCCCCACGGGGCCACGGCCTTCTACCTGAAGGAGGCCAGGCGGCTTGGGGCCGAGGTGCGCTTTTCTGAGCCCCTCCTCTTCGCCGAGCGCCAAGGGGGCCTCTGGCGGGTGGAGACCCCCAAGGGGCGGTACGAGGCCCCCTTCCTCCTCCTCTCTACCGGGGCCTGGACGGGGGAGGTGGGGCGGAGGCTGGGGGTGGAGATCCCCATCTGGCCCGTGCGCCGGGTGGTTTACGCCACGGCCCCGGCCCCCTTCCCCCACGCCTTTCCCCTCACCATTGACCTGGGGACGGGCTTTTACCTGCGCTCCGAGGGGGAACGCCTCCTCTTTGGCCGCTCCAACCCCGAGGAGCCTCCAGGCTTCACGGAAGGCGTGGACTGGGCCTGGCTTGGGCCCACCCTCGAGGCGGGCCTCGCCCGCTTCCCCTTCCTCTCGGAGCTCTCCCTGGACCGGAGGGCCAGCTGGTGGGGCTACTACGAGGTCACCCCGGACCACAACCCCATCCCGGGCTTCGTGGCCGAGGGGCTTCTTGTGGCGGCGGGCTTCTCCGGGCACGGGGTGCAGCAGGCGGCCATGGTGGGCCGCCTCATGGCGGAGGAGGTCCTCCTGGGGCGGGCGCGAAGCCTGGACATCACGCCTTTTGGCCTGGAGCGCTTCCTAAAGGGAAGCCTGGTGAGGGAGCGGGGAATCGTGTAGGGTGAGGGGGTCCACGGGCTTTGGTGAGGGCCAGTACCGCCTGGAGGTGGCCGGGCTCAAGAAGGTCTGGCTGGCCATGGACTTCTGCCAGGAGCGGCGCGAGGTTCTGGCCTTGAGCGCCGGGTTCACCCTCGAGGGGCCCGCCGATCTGGACCTAAGTACCCCACCGCGGCAAAAGCCGCGGTGGGGGCCCCAGAAAAGCCCTTCCACAACTCCGACTTGGCCACCCTATGTTGCATGTATCTTGCCCTCTGAGGGAGGTCCTACCGCCTATGTTGCCGGGCTCCCACGCCCGCAGAACCCCTGGACGTGGGCGAGAAACGCATTGTCCTTGAGGAGCGCCTCGTACCCCTTGGGAAGCTTCTCCTCAAACCCCAGGGCTNNNNNNNNNNNNNNNNNNNNNNNNNNNNNNNNNNNNNNNNNNNNNNNNNNNNNNNNNNNNNNNNNNNNNNNNNNNNNNNNNNNNNNNNNNNNNNNNNNNNNNNNNNNNNNNNNNNNNNNNNNNNNNNNNNNNNNNNNNNNNNNNNNNNNNNNNNNNNNNNNNNNNNNNNNNNNNNNNNNNNNNNNNNNNNNNNNNNNNNNNNNNNNNNNNNNNNNNNNNNNNNNNNNNNNNNNNNNNNNNNNNNNNNNNNNNNNNNNNNNNNNNNNNNNNNNNNNNNNNNNNNNNNNNNNNNNNNNNNNNNNNNNNNNNNNNNNNNNNNNNNNNNNNNNNNNNNNNNNNNNNNNNNNNNNNNNNNNNNNNNNNNNNNNNNNNNNNNNNNNNNNNNNNNNNNNNNNNNNNNNNNNNNNNNNNNNNNNNNNNNNNNNNNNNNNNNNNNNNNNNNNNNNNNNNNNNNNNNNNNNNNNNNNNNNNNNNNNNNNNNNNNNNNNNNNNNNNNNNNNNNNNNNNNNNNNNNNNNNNNNNNNNNNNNNNNNNNNNNNNNNNNNNNNNNNNNNNNNNNNNNNNNNNNNNNNNNNNNNNNNNNNNNNNNNNNNNNNNNNNNNNNNNNNNNNNNNNNNNNNNNNNNNNNNNNNNNNNNNNNNNNNNNNNNNNNNNNNNNNNNNNNNNNNNNNNNNNNNNNNNNNNNNNNNNNNNNNNNNNNNNNNNNNNNNNNNNNNNNNNNNNNNNNNNNGATCCCCGAGCGGGAGGAGTCGGGGAAGAGCGTGGAGAGGAGTCGGCTCTCCCGAAAGGGGCCTCCTCTTTTGCGAAGGAAGCTTTTCATGGGGGCTTTGGTGGCGGTGAGGCACGACCCGGAGATGGGGGCCTTCTACCGTCGCCTGCTGTCGCGGGGAAAGCGCAAAAAGCAGGCCCTGGTGGCCGTGGCCCACAAGCTTCTTAGGCGGATGATGGGGAGGCTAAGGGAGTACTACGCAGGCCAGTCCCTCCAAGGGGTGGCTTGACAGGCAAGACAGTATCAAAGCCAACGTGCGGGCACTTAGCCAACACCTTGAACAAAGACCACCGCTTTAGCCGGGCCTATGGGGACGAGGAGGGGAACATCTGGTTGGAGTCAGAGCTGGACCTCTCGGGAGGGGTGAGCCTGGGGGCGGTGGGGGCCTTTCTGGAGCTTTTCCGGGACCACTCCCTCCCCGACTTCATGGCGCACATCGGCTTTGAACCTTGACCCCAAGGCCCTTCTCCCCTATGATGGGGGTTGCCTGGCGCTGGGCGGCGTAGCTCAGGTGGTCAGAGCACACGACTCATAATCGTGGTGTCGTGGGTTCGAGTCCCACCGCCGCCACCAGGAAAGGCCTCCCGCTTTTGGGAGGCCCTTTTGCTACACTAAAGGGACGGGCCCGGGATCCCCCCGGTCGCCCAGGAGGCAGAATGCGCGCCCACATCATTACCTTCGGATGCCAGATGAACGAGTACGACTCCCACCTGGTGGCCAGCGAACTCGTGAGCCTGGGGTGGGAGCTGGTGGACTCCGTGGAGGAGGCGGACTTCGTCCTGGTGAACACCTGCGCCGTGCGGGGGAAGCCCGTGGAGAAGGTCCGGTCCCTTTTGGGCCAGCTTCGCAAGCAAAAGGAGAGGCGGGGCCTCCTCATCGGCCTGATGGGGTGCCTGGCCCAGCTGGACGAGGGCCAGCAGATGGCCAGGAAGTTCGGGGTGGATATCCTCCTGGGGCCTGGGGCCCTCACCTCCTTGCCCGAGGCCCTGAAGGCGAACGAAAAGTTCTGGGACCTCACCTTCCGGGAGGACGTCTTGGACTACATCCCCCCGCCCCCCAAGGGGGCCTTATCCGCCCACGTGACCATCATCCGGGGGTGCAACCACCACTGCACCTACTGCATCGTCCCCACCACCCGGGGCCCCGAGGTCTCCCGCCACCCGGACCTCATCCTGAAGGAGATTGAGATGCTGAAGAAGGCGGGGGTGGTGGAGATCACCCTCCTGGGCCAGAACGTGAACTCCTACGGCAAGGACCAGCCGGGCTTTCCCTCCTTCGCCGAGCTCCTCAGGATGGTGGGGGGGATGGGCATCCCCCGGGTGCGCTTCCTCACCAGCCACCCCGTGAACTTCACCGACGACATCATAGAGGCCATCGCCGAGACCCCGGCCATCACCCGGTACATCCACCTGCCCGTGCAGTCGGGCTCGGACCGGATTCTCAGGCGCATGGCCCGGGAGTACCGTCGGGCCCACTACCTGGAGAGGATCCGCAAGATCCGCGAGGCTTTGCCCGACGTGGTCCTTTCCACCGACATCATCGTGGGCTTCCCCGGGGAGACGGAGGAGGACTTCCAGGAGACCCTTTCCCTCTACGACGAGGTGGGCTACGACCAGGCCTACATGTTCATCTACTCCCCCCGGCCCGGCACCCCCGCCTACAAGCACTTCCAGGACCTGCCCCGGGAGGTGAAGGTGGAGCGCCTCCAGAGGCTCATTGAGAAACAGAAGGAGTGGAGCTACCGCCGGAACCTGGAGTGGGTGGGGAAGAAGGTGGAGGTCCTGGTGCGGGGGGTGGCCAAGGAGGAGGGGTATGTGCAGGGGCATGACCGGGGGAACCACCCGGTCCTGATCCCCGCCCACCAGGCCCCCACCCCCGGGCTCTACCAGGTGGAGATCAAGCAGGCCACGCCCCACCTTCTCTTCGGGGAGGTGGTGGGGGCCACGGTCCCCGGCCCCATCCCGCTGCCCGTGGCCTAGGAGGAGAGGGTGCGGTCCCTGCTTCCCTTGGCCGCCGCTTTGGCCCTCTTCCTGCTCCTCTTCGCCGCCTTCCGCTTCACGGGGCTGGGGGCGTTTTTGGCCCTTCTGGCCTCGAGCCTTCTCTACCTGGGCGTGGCCTCCTGGCAGGGGCGGGTGCTGGCTTCGGGGCCCTCCAGGGCCGCCCTGGAGCGGCTGGCCATGAAGGAGGCCTGGCGGCGGGGTGGGTTTCTTGAGCCTGGGCATCTATCCCCTTTCCTCTCCGAGGAAGCGGCCAGGGACCTCCTGGAGGGCCTGGCGGCCCGGGGGCTCTGCCGGAAGGAAGGGGGAGGCTACCGGTTTTAAGGGCTAGGCGTGGCGGGGAGCGCGGGCGGCATCCTCCTGGTGGGGGCCGGGGTGGCGGGGGCGGCCCTGGCCCTGGCCTTGAAGGAAAGGGGCCTCTCCTTCCTCTGGGTGGCCGAGGGGGTGGGAGAGGCCAGCCGGGTCCCCGTGGCCCTGGTGAACCCGGTACGGGGAAAAAGGGGGGTCCTGGTGCCGGAAGGGGGGGAGGCCCTGGAGGCCGCCCGGGAGCTCTATGGCCGCTACGTTCCCCTCCACCTGGGCCTTCTCCGCCCGGTGCCGGAGGGGGAACGGGAGGCCTGGGAAAGGCGCCTTGCGGGAAGCGGCCTCCGCTACCTCTGGCGGGGGGAGGGCCTTTACCTGCCCGGGGCCTTCTGGTTGGAGCCCAGGCCCTTTCTGGAAAGGGTGTGGGCGGAGCTTGGGGGTGTGCGGGACCGGGTGGTGGCCTACGCCCCGGGGGAGGTGGTCCTGGAGGGGGGAAGGCGGCTTAGGCCGGAGCTGGTCCTCTACGCCGGGGGGGCCAGGGGGGCGGGGGTCTTTGGCCTCGAGGGCCGCTTTATAGCGGGCCTGGAACTCCTCCTTTTGGAGTACCGGGAGGAGGCCTTAAGCTACCGGGTCTTCCTGGCGGGGGTGGCCCTTGGGGGAAGCTACCTGGACCTTCCCGGCTACGAAGAGCCCCCTCCGGCGGAAGGGGAGGTGGCGTGGCTTTTGGAGGGAGCGGAGAGCCTTCTCGGCTACCGGCCCCGGGTGGCCGGGGTCTGGCGGGGGGTGCGCTTCCGCAGGGCTTCCCCCCTAAGCCCCATCCCCGGGGGGTACGCCCTCACCGGCTTCGGCTCCACCGGCTTTCTCCTGGCCCCCCTCTGGGCCAGGCGGCTGGTCCAGGCCTTAGGCTAGGGGCATGGGCTACTCGGGCGCGGTGCTGGCGGGGGGAGCCTCCAAGCGCTTCGGGGAGGACAAGGCCCTATTCCCTTACCGGGGAAAGCCCCTCCTCCAATGGGTGTTGGAAAGCCTCCAGGGGGCCGAGGAGCGCTTCGTCGTGGCCAACCGGCCCTACGAGGGCTTCGGCGTCCCCGTCTACCCGGACCTCCTGCCGGGGGCGGACAGCCTCTCCGGCCTGCACTCGGCCCTTTCCCACGCCCGCCATCCCTGGGTGGCGGTGGCCGCTTGCGACCTCCCCTTCCTCAGCCGGGATTACTGGGACTTCCTTTATGAAAAGGCCCTGGCCTCCCCCTACCCCGTGGTGGTGGCCTACTCGGGGGAGGGGCATCTGGAGCCCCTGGCCGCCCTTTACCACAAGAACTGCCTGCCCCAGGTGGAGGGGCAGATCCGGGCGGGGGACTTCCTCCTCCGCCGCATCCCCGAAACCCTGGGGGCCACCTACGTGCCCTTCGCCGAGGTCTCGGCCCGGTTTGGGGAAAGGGTCTTCCTCAACGCCAACCGCAAGGAGGAGCTGCCCTAGGCCTGAGTGCGCACCCTTGGCTTTGATACTGTCTTGCCTGTCAAGCCACCCCTTGGAGGGACTGGCCTGCGTAGTACTCCCTTAGCCTCCCCATCATCCGCCTAAGAAGCTTGTGGGCCACGGCCACCAGGGCCTGCTTTTTGCGCTTTCCCCGCGACAGCAGGCGACGGTAGAAGGCCCCCATCTCCGGGTCGTGCCGCACCGCCACCAAAGCCCCCATGAAAAGCTTCCTTC encodes:
- the icd gene encoding NADP-dependent isocitrate dehydrogenase yields the protein MAYQRIQIPQEGEKITIQEGVLKVPDQPIIGFIEGDGTGPDIWRAAQPVLDAAVAKAYGGQRRIVWVELYAGEKANQVYGEPIWLPEETLEFIREYLVAIKGPLTTPVGGGIRSINVALRQELDLYACVRPVRWFQGVPSPVKHPELVNMVIFRENTEDIYAGIEWPAGSEEVKKVLDFLKREFPKAYAKIRFPETSGLGLKPISKEGTERLVEAAIEYAIKEDLPSVTLVHKGNIMKFTEGAFREWGYALAREKYGATPLDGGPWHVLKNPRTGREIVIKDMIADNFLQQILLRPDEYSVIATMNLNGDYISDALAAQVGGIGIAPGANINYKTGHAVFEATHGTAPKYAGQDKVNPSSVILSGEMMLRYLGWNEAADLIIRAMERTISKGLVTYDFHRLLVAEGKPATLLKTSEFGQALIQHMD
- a CDS encoding NAD(P)/FAD-dependent oxidoreductase, which gives rise to MADVLVVGAGIVGAASAYRLAEAGLKVLLLEKEATFAQGSTGRSAAGVRVQFSEPLNVLLSYHSILEYQRIPEAGYRPIGYLFLVPEALAEAQEEALRTQKALGVPVERLSLEDAREKVPFLEEGLAFATFGPMDGVIDPHGATAFYLKEARRLGAEVRFSEPLLFAERQGGLWRVETPKGRYEAPFLLLSTGAWTGEVGRRLGVEIPIWPVRRVVYATAPAPFPHAFPLTIDLGTGFYLRSEGERLLFGRSNPEEPPGFTEGVDWAWLGPTLEAGLARFPFLSELSLDRRASWWGYYEVTPDHNPIPGFVAEGLLVAAGFSGHGVQQAAMVGRLMAEEVLLGRARSLDITPFGLERFLKGSLVRERGIV
- a CDS encoding transposase — translated: IPEREESGKSVERSRLSRKGPPLLRRKLFMGALVAVRHDPEMGAFYRRLLSRGKRKKQALVAVAHKLLRRMMGRLREYYAGQSLQGVA
- a CDS encoding YbjN domain-containing protein, whose product is MNKDHRFSRAYGDEEGNIWLESELDLSGGVSLGAVGAFLELFRDHSLPDFMAHIGFEP
- the miaB gene encoding tRNA (N6-isopentenyl adenosine(37)-C2)-methylthiotransferase MiaB, which encodes MRAHIITFGCQMNEYDSHLVASELVSLGWELVDSVEEADFVLVNTCAVRGKPVEKVRSLLGQLRKQKERRGLLIGLMGCLAQLDEGQQMARKFGVDILLGPGALTSLPEALKANEKFWDLTFREDVLDYIPPPPKGALSAHVTIIRGCNHHCTYCIVPTTRGPEVSRHPDLILKEIEMLKKAGVVEITLLGQNVNSYGKDQPGFPSFAELLRMVGGMGIPRVRFLTSHPVNFTDDIIEAIAETPAITRYIHLPVQSGSDRILRRMAREYRRAHYLERIRKIREALPDVVLSTDIIVGFPGETEEDFQETLSLYDEVGYDQAYMFIYSPRPGTPAYKHFQDLPREVKVERLQRLIEKQKEWSYRRNLEWVGKKVEVLVRGVAKEEGYVQGHDRGNHPVLIPAHQAPTPGLYQVEIKQATPHLLFGEVVGATVPGPIPLPVA
- a CDS encoding FAD-dependent oxidoreductase, yielding MAGSAGGILLVGAGVAGAALALALKERGLSFLWVAEGVGEASRVPVALVNPVRGKRGVLVPEGGEALEAARELYGRYVPLHLGLLRPVPEGEREAWERRLAGSGLRYLWRGEGLYLPGAFWLEPRPFLERVWAELGGVRDRVVAYAPGEVVLEGGRRLRPELVLYAGGARGAGVFGLEGRFIAGLELLLLEYREEALSYRVFLAGVALGGSYLDLPGYEEPPPAEGEVAWLLEGAESLLGYRPRVAGVWRGVRFRRASPLSPIPGGYALTGFGSTGFLLAPLWARRLVQALG
- a CDS encoding molybdenum cofactor guanylyltransferase, translated to MGYSGAVLAGGASKRFGEDKALFPYRGKPLLQWVLESLQGAEERFVVANRPYEGFGVPVYPDLLPGADSLSGLHSALSHARHPWVAVAACDLPFLSRDYWDFLYEKALASPYPVVVAYSGEGHLEPLAALYHKNCLPQVEGQIRAGDFLLRRIPETLGATYVPFAEVSARFGERVFLNANRKEELP
- a CDS encoding transposase; its protein translation is LWGRAKAAASYAGLIPEREESGKSVERSRLSRKGPPLLRRKLFMGALVAVRHDPEMGAFYRRLLSRGKRKKQALVAVAHKLLRRMMGRLREYYAGQSLQGVA